One part of the Prunus persica cultivar Lovell chromosome G5, Prunus_persica_NCBIv2, whole genome shotgun sequence genome encodes these proteins:
- the LOC18777561 gene encoding proline transporter 1 isoform X3, which yields MEGEDITTNNKEALSIEQGQLRGDQDQEFSLPSAHTIGHDSWQQVGLMLVTSFNCGYILSFSNLMLVPLGWTWGIICLLVVGFYTAYANWLLAAFHFINGQRFIRYRDLMGLLFGREMYYITWVSQFLTLLLGNMGFILLGGRALKEINSEFSDSPLRLQYFIVVTGATYFIYSFLIPTISAMRRWLGPSTVLTFAYIVILLVVAVKDGKANTKRDYAIHGNKAGRVLNAFGAISAIIVCNTSGLLLEIQSTLRKPAVSNMRKALYLQFSVGLVFYYGVSMVGYWAYGSTVSEYLPGELSGPKSVKVLINAAVFLQSIVSQHMFAAPIHETLDTKFLKLETGMNTKENMKRRFYMRALLFTVKGKTARLEKNLWHWFNIVIFSLLAVVTTISAVRLIVNNVQKYHFFADT from the exons ATGGAAGGAGAAGATATcacaacaaacaacaaagaagCTTTGAGCATTGAACAAGGCCAATTAAGGGGTGACCAAGATCAAGAATTTTCCCTCCCCTCTGCTCATACAATTGGCCATG ATTCATGGCAACAAGTTGGGTTGATGCTGGTGACAAGCTTCAATTGTGGTTACATATTGAgcttttcaaatcttatgtTGGTGCCTTTGGGATGGACATGGGGGATCATATGCCTGCTGGTTGTGGGGTTCTATACTGCCTATGCCAACTGGCTTTTGGCTGCTTTTCACTTCATCAATGGCCAAAGGTTCATCAGATACAGAGATCTCATGGGACTTTTGTTTG GTAGAGAAATGTATTACATCACATGGGTTTCCCAGTTCTTGACCCTTCTTCTTGGAAATATGGGTTTCATTCTACTTGGAGGAAGGGCACTCAAG GAGATTAACTCAGAATTCAGTGATTCTCCCCTGAGGCTCCAATACTTTATCGTTGTCACTGGAGCGACCTACTTCATCTATTCATTTCTAATTCCAACAATCTCTGCAATGAGAAGGTGGCTCGGACCCTCTACCGTTCTCACTTTCGCTTACATTGTCATACTCTTGGTGGTAGCAGTTAAAGATG GGAAAGCTAACACAAAGAGAGATTATGCAATCCATGGAAACAAAGCAGGCAGAGTGTTGAATGCCTTTGGTGCAATTTCAGCTATAATTGTGTGCAACACCTCCGGCCTGCTACTAGAGATACAG TCAACTCTGCGCAAGCCTGCAGTTTCAAATATGAGGAAAGCTTTATATCTGCAGTTTAGTGTGGGGCTGGTGTTCTACTATGGAGTCAGCATGGTGGGATACTGGGCTTATGGCTCAACTGTCTCTGAATACCTTCCTGGAGAGCTAAGCGGTCCTAAATCGGTTAAGGTCCTCATAAACGCCGCCGTTTTCCTGCAATCCATAGTCTCTCAACAT ATGTTTGCTGCACCAATTCATGAGACCCTTGATACCAAGTTCCTCAAACTTGAAACCGGCATGAACACGAAAGAAAACATGAAGAGGAGATTCTACATGCGAGCCCTTCTTTTCACG GTGAAAGGAAAGACAGCTAGACTAGAGAAGAATTTATGGCATTGGTTCAACATtgtaattttctctctccttgcTGTTGTGACCACAATTTCTGCTGTTCGATTGATCGTCAACAATGTTCAGAAATATCATTTCTTTGCGGATACATGA
- the LOC18777561 gene encoding proline transporter 1 isoform X1: MEGEDITTNNKEALSIEQGQLRGDQDQEFSLPSAHTIGHDSWQQVGLMLVTSFNCGYILSFSNLMLVPLGWTWGIICLLVVGFYTAYANWLLAAFHFINGQRFIRYRDLMGLLFGREMYYITWVSQFLTLLLGNMGFILLGGRALKEINSEFSDSPLRLQYFIVVTGATYFIYSFLIPTISAMRRWLGPSTVLTFAYIVILLVVAVKDGKANTKRDYAIHGNKAGRVLNAFGAISAIIVCNTSGLLLEIQSTLRKPAVSNMRKALYLQFSVGLVFYYGVSMVGYWAYGSTVSEYLPGELSGPKSVKVLINAAVFLQSIVSQHMFAAPIHETLDTKFLKLETGMNTKENMKRRFYMRALLFTVNSFVTAAFPFMGNFVNLFGSFTLVPLTFVFPSMIFIKVKGKTARLEKNLWHWFNIVIFSLLAVVTTISAVRLIVNNVQKYHFFADT; the protein is encoded by the exons ATGGAAGGAGAAGATATcacaacaaacaacaaagaagCTTTGAGCATTGAACAAGGCCAATTAAGGGGTGACCAAGATCAAGAATTTTCCCTCCCCTCTGCTCATACAATTGGCCATG ATTCATGGCAACAAGTTGGGTTGATGCTGGTGACAAGCTTCAATTGTGGTTACATATTGAgcttttcaaatcttatgtTGGTGCCTTTGGGATGGACATGGGGGATCATATGCCTGCTGGTTGTGGGGTTCTATACTGCCTATGCCAACTGGCTTTTGGCTGCTTTTCACTTCATCAATGGCCAAAGGTTCATCAGATACAGAGATCTCATGGGACTTTTGTTTG GTAGAGAAATGTATTACATCACATGGGTTTCCCAGTTCTTGACCCTTCTTCTTGGAAATATGGGTTTCATTCTACTTGGAGGAAGGGCACTCAAG GAGATTAACTCAGAATTCAGTGATTCTCCCCTGAGGCTCCAATACTTTATCGTTGTCACTGGAGCGACCTACTTCATCTATTCATTTCTAATTCCAACAATCTCTGCAATGAGAAGGTGGCTCGGACCCTCTACCGTTCTCACTTTCGCTTACATTGTCATACTCTTGGTGGTAGCAGTTAAAGATG GGAAAGCTAACACAAAGAGAGATTATGCAATCCATGGAAACAAAGCAGGCAGAGTGTTGAATGCCTTTGGTGCAATTTCAGCTATAATTGTGTGCAACACCTCCGGCCTGCTACTAGAGATACAG TCAACTCTGCGCAAGCCTGCAGTTTCAAATATGAGGAAAGCTTTATATCTGCAGTTTAGTGTGGGGCTGGTGTTCTACTATGGAGTCAGCATGGTGGGATACTGGGCTTATGGCTCAACTGTCTCTGAATACCTTCCTGGAGAGCTAAGCGGTCCTAAATCGGTTAAGGTCCTCATAAACGCCGCCGTTTTCCTGCAATCCATAGTCTCTCAACAT ATGTTTGCTGCACCAATTCATGAGACCCTTGATACCAAGTTCCTCAAACTTGAAACCGGCATGAACACGAAAGAAAACATGAAGAGGAGATTCTACATGCGAGCCCTTCTTTTCACGGTGAATTCATTTGTGACAGCAGCTTTTCCTTTCATGGGGAACTTTGTGAACTTGTTTGGATCATTCACACTTGTTCCTCTAACTTTCGTGTTCCCAAGCATGATTTTCATCAAG GTGAAAGGAAAGACAGCTAGACTAGAGAAGAATTTATGGCATTGGTTCAACATtgtaattttctctctccttgcTGTTGTGACCACAATTTCTGCTGTTCGATTGATCGTCAACAATGTTCAGAAATATCATTTCTTTGCGGATACATGA
- the LOC18777561 gene encoding proline transporter 2 isoform X2, with the protein MEGEDITTNNKEALSIEQGQLRGDQDQEFSLPSAHTIGHDSWQQVGLMLVTSFNCGYILSFSNLMLVPLGWTWGIICLLVVGFYTAYANWLLAAFHFINGQRFIRYRDLMGLLFGREMYYITWVSQFLTLLLGNMGFILLGGRALKEINSEFSDSPLRLQYFIVVTGATYFIYSFLIPTISAMRRWLGPSTVLTFAYIVILLVVAVKDANTKRDYAIHGNKAGRVLNAFGAISAIIVCNTSGLLLEIQSTLRKPAVSNMRKALYLQFSVGLVFYYGVSMVGYWAYGSTVSEYLPGELSGPKSVKVLINAAVFLQSIVSQHMFAAPIHETLDTKFLKLETGMNTKENMKRRFYMRALLFTVNSFVTAAFPFMGNFVNLFGSFTLVPLTFVFPSMIFIKVKGKTARLEKNLWHWFNIVIFSLLAVVTTISAVRLIVNNVQKYHFFADT; encoded by the exons ATGGAAGGAGAAGATATcacaacaaacaacaaagaagCTTTGAGCATTGAACAAGGCCAATTAAGGGGTGACCAAGATCAAGAATTTTCCCTCCCCTCTGCTCATACAATTGGCCATG ATTCATGGCAACAAGTTGGGTTGATGCTGGTGACAAGCTTCAATTGTGGTTACATATTGAgcttttcaaatcttatgtTGGTGCCTTTGGGATGGACATGGGGGATCATATGCCTGCTGGTTGTGGGGTTCTATACTGCCTATGCCAACTGGCTTTTGGCTGCTTTTCACTTCATCAATGGCCAAAGGTTCATCAGATACAGAGATCTCATGGGACTTTTGTTTG GTAGAGAAATGTATTACATCACATGGGTTTCCCAGTTCTTGACCCTTCTTCTTGGAAATATGGGTTTCATTCTACTTGGAGGAAGGGCACTCAAG GAGATTAACTCAGAATTCAGTGATTCTCCCCTGAGGCTCCAATACTTTATCGTTGTCACTGGAGCGACCTACTTCATCTATTCATTTCTAATTCCAACAATCTCTGCAATGAGAAGGTGGCTCGGACCCTCTACCGTTCTCACTTTCGCTTACATTGTCATACTCTTGGTGGTAGCAGTTAAAGATG CTAACACAAAGAGAGATTATGCAATCCATGGAAACAAAGCAGGCAGAGTGTTGAATGCCTTTGGTGCAATTTCAGCTATAATTGTGTGCAACACCTCCGGCCTGCTACTAGAGATACAG TCAACTCTGCGCAAGCCTGCAGTTTCAAATATGAGGAAAGCTTTATATCTGCAGTTTAGTGTGGGGCTGGTGTTCTACTATGGAGTCAGCATGGTGGGATACTGGGCTTATGGCTCAACTGTCTCTGAATACCTTCCTGGAGAGCTAAGCGGTCCTAAATCGGTTAAGGTCCTCATAAACGCCGCCGTTTTCCTGCAATCCATAGTCTCTCAACAT ATGTTTGCTGCACCAATTCATGAGACCCTTGATACCAAGTTCCTCAAACTTGAAACCGGCATGAACACGAAAGAAAACATGAAGAGGAGATTCTACATGCGAGCCCTTCTTTTCACGGTGAATTCATTTGTGACAGCAGCTTTTCCTTTCATGGGGAACTTTGTGAACTTGTTTGGATCATTCACACTTGTTCCTCTAACTTTCGTGTTCCCAAGCATGATTTTCATCAAG GTGAAAGGAAAGACAGCTAGACTAGAGAAGAATTTATGGCATTGGTTCAACATtgtaattttctctctccttgcTGTTGTGACCACAATTTCTGCTGTTCGATTGATCGTCAACAATGTTCAGAAATATCATTTCTTTGCGGATACATGA